In Prosthecochloris sp. GSB1, the following proteins share a genomic window:
- a CDS encoding cobyrinate a,c-diamide synthase, translating into MRKPAFLLAAPSSNSGKTTLTLALLRILVRKGLAAQPFKCGPDYLDTMLHSLAASSGGRGRRGRNLDAFMASERHMREVFLRNAEGADVLVAEGVMGLFDGAVKSQGSSAAIAKALGIPVVLVVDAKGTAYSVAPLLYGFKNFDPELQLAGVIFNRVNTFSHYEFLREASRDVGVESLGYVPRDEAMTLSERYLGLNISADADQESAIGAMADHVGKTVDVDRLLELSMVDIASSPPPAGSRKNGDVVIGVARDEAFNFVYAENLDILSRYGTIEWFSPLHDDSLPEADMLYFAGGYPELYAAGLEANVNMRCLVREFVEKQGLVYAECGGMMYLGNAMTGHEGTIYNMCGALDLETSMQNARLHLGYRKIDLSSIGYGRELKGHEFHYSRLERSGELANVAAVRSARDKTVDTAVFRFRNTFASYVHQYWGDTPDFPVFLLDRFRVSSRQPGDAAG; encoded by the coding sequence ATGCGTAAACCGGCTTTTCTTCTCGCCGCCCCGTCAAGCAACTCGGGCAAGACTACCCTGACCCTTGCGCTCCTGCGCATTCTTGTACGGAAAGGTCTGGCGGCGCAACCCTTCAAATGCGGTCCCGACTATCTCGATACGATGCTGCATTCGCTTGCGGCATCTTCGGGAGGAAGGGGGCGCCGGGGACGAAACCTCGATGCCTTCATGGCTTCGGAGCGGCACATGCGCGAGGTGTTCCTCCGCAATGCCGAAGGCGCCGATGTTCTGGTCGCCGAAGGAGTCATGGGGCTGTTCGACGGTGCGGTGAAGTCGCAGGGCAGCAGCGCGGCCATTGCAAAAGCCCTCGGCATTCCTGTCGTTCTCGTGGTCGATGCCAAAGGTACGGCGTACTCCGTTGCGCCATTGCTGTACGGCTTCAAAAACTTCGATCCCGAACTGCAACTTGCCGGCGTGATCTTCAACAGGGTCAATACCTTTTCACATTACGAATTTCTCAGGGAAGCCAGCCGGGATGTCGGGGTCGAATCGCTCGGCTATGTGCCGCGCGATGAGGCCATGACCCTGTCGGAACGGTATCTGGGACTCAATATTTCAGCCGATGCCGACCAGGAGTCCGCGATCGGCGCGATGGCCGATCACGTCGGTAAAACCGTCGACGTCGATCGTCTGCTTGAACTGAGCATGGTGGATATCGCTTCATCGCCTCCTCCTGCCGGGAGCCGGAAAAACGGCGACGTCGTCATAGGGGTTGCCCGTGACGAGGCATTCAATTTCGTGTATGCGGAAAACCTCGATATCCTGAGCCGTTACGGCACCATCGAGTGGTTCAGCCCTTTGCATGACGACAGCCTTCCCGAGGCCGACATGCTCTATTTCGCCGGCGGGTATCCCGAGCTGTACGCCGCCGGACTTGAAGCCAATGTGAACATGCGCTGTCTGGTCAGGGAGTTCGTGGAGAAGCAGGGTCTGGTGTACGCCGAATGCGGGGGGATGATGTATCTCGGCAATGCAATGACCGGCCATGAGGGGACGATCTACAATATGTGCGGAGCACTCGATCTTGAAACATCCATGCAGAACGCCCGGCTTCATCTCGGTTACCGGAAAATCGACCTTTCTTCCATTGGCTACGGTCGGGAGCTGAAGGGACATGAATTCCATTATTCCCGTCTCGAACGCTCCGGTGAACTTGCCAACGTCGCCGCCGTGCGAAGTGCGCGCGACAAAACAGTTGATACCGCTGTCTTCAGGTTCCGCAATACGTTTGCTTCCTATGTTCACCAGTACTGGGGGGATACCCCGGATTTTCCGGTTTTTTTGCTTGATCGGTTCCGTGTTTCCAGCAGGCAGCCGGGGGACGCCGCCGGTTAG
- a CDS encoding ABC transporter ATP-binding protein, whose amino-acid sequence MIEVTGLKKFYGEKGRTITAVDGLSFRIRPGTVFGLLGPNGAGKTTTIRVMTTLGNPSGGACSIAGFDVTRDPASIKERIGVVPQENNLDRELSAYENLLVYGLLHRVAGLREKISEVLSVVELHESRERVVQDFSGGMKRRLLLARALLTDPEVLFLDEPTIGLDPQIRRHFWDVIRKIGMDGRTVVMTTHYIEEAEALCDMVGIMSKGKMVALDTVQGLKRLVGEYVVDTITEDGRLEQHMCSDRREADRVASGLQGRLTIRRSSLEDVFVKLTGARI is encoded by the coding sequence ATGATCGAGGTGACCGGACTGAAGAAGTTCTATGGAGAGAAAGGGCGAACGATCACCGCCGTCGACGGCCTCTCGTTCCGGATTCGGCCGGGTACGGTTTTCGGCCTCCTGGGGCCGAACGGAGCAGGGAAGACAACCACGATCCGGGTGATGACCACGCTCGGTAATCCATCCGGTGGAGCCTGCTCCATCGCGGGATTCGACGTGACGCGCGATCCTGCTTCCATCAAGGAACGAATCGGCGTCGTACCTCAGGAAAACAATCTTGACCGGGAACTCAGTGCGTACGAAAACCTGCTGGTTTACGGTCTTCTGCATCGCGTCGCGGGACTGCGGGAGAAAATTTCGGAGGTGCTCTCGGTGGTTGAGCTTCATGAGAGCAGGGAACGGGTCGTCCAGGATTTTTCCGGGGGCATGAAACGCAGACTGCTTCTTGCAAGGGCGCTTCTGACCGATCCGGAAGTGCTGTTTCTCGACGAACCCACGATCGGCCTCGACCCGCAGATAAGGCGTCATTTCTGGGATGTGATCCGCAAAATCGGCATGGACGGGCGTACCGTTGTCATGACCACGCATTACATCGAGGAAGCCGAAGCGTTGTGCGATATGGTCGGCATCATGTCGAAAGGGAAAATGGTGGCCCTCGATACGGTTCAGGGGTTGAAAAGGCTTGTCGGGGAATACGTTGTCGATACCATAACCGAGGACGGACGGCTCGAACAGCATATGTGCAGCGACCGCCGGGAAGCCGATCGGGTCGCTTCAGGCCTTCAGGGCCGCCTGACCATACGCCGGTCGAGTCTCGAGGATGTTTTTGTCAAGTTGACCGGAGCGAGAATATAA